Proteins co-encoded in one Juglans regia cultivar Chandler chromosome 16, Walnut 2.0, whole genome shotgun sequence genomic window:
- the LOC109014169 gene encoding ubiquitin-conjugating enzyme E2 10: MASKRILKELKDLQKDPPTSCSAGPVAEDMFHWQATIMGPPDSPYAGGVFLVTIHFPPDYPFKPPKVAFRTKVFHPNINSNGSICLDILKEQWSPALTISKVLLSICSLLTDPNPDDPLVPEIAHMYKTDRNKYETTARSWTQKYAMG, encoded by the exons ATGGCTTCGAAGCGGATCTTGAAGGAACTCAAGGATTTGCAGAAAGATCCTCCTACTTCTTGCAGCGCCG GCCCTGTTGCTGAAGACATGTTTCACTGGCAAGCAACAATTATGGGTCCTCCAGACAGTCCTTATGCTGGAGGTGTTTTCCTAGTGACTATCCATTTCCCTCCGGACTATCCCTTCAAGCCACCCAAG GTAGCATTCAGAACGAAGGTGTTTCACCCTAATATAAACAGTAATGGGAGCATTTGCCTGGACATCTTGAAGGAGCAATGGAGTCCTGCTTTAACCATCTCCAAG GTGTTGCTTTCAATCTGTTCTCTGTTGACGGACCCAAATCCCGACGATCCTTTGGTTCCGGAGATTGCTCACATGTATAAGACGGATAggaataaatatgaaacaacTGCTCGGAGCTGGACCCAGAAGTATGCTATGGGCTAA